The Anticarsia gemmatalis isolate Benzon Research Colony breed Stoneville strain chromosome 29, ilAntGemm2 primary, whole genome shotgun sequence genome window below encodes:
- the Scgbeta gene encoding sarcoglycan beta: MLSGLRGVSPSSETMSEGTLERNRAEKALITKTPTHSQLFHKNIGIKNYSDKNGNDVTKSVNKGRKTFAFWTLVCLLFILAIGNLILTFTILAVLRLGQGMESMEFLPEHNAIKFFGDTDFEHLYKKDGLIESFRDTPMSITSENGSVLFNLQIKPSRYENKVTVNTSGVFVRGVNALELLDPDSGEVVFSTAAPQMNIPDGVKNLHAKQISIKRITSPVDEDLTLRTESSAYLRGAEGTHMESKELFWSADQDIYLKSINGSVILSGKEGVYIDVRFLPIALTLNKTEKYGTGQFKVCVCMPQGKLFRIAVPNGQKVTCSHINMTGDMNPCI; the protein is encoded by the exons ATGTTAAGCGGCCTCCGTGGTGTTTCACCGTCATCGGAAACCATGTCTGAGGGGACTTTGGAGAGGAACCGCGCGGAAAAAGCGCTTATTACCAAGACGCCGACGCATAGCCAGTTGTTCCATAAGAATATTGGTATTAAGAATTATTCGGATAAGAATGGAAATGATGTTACAAAGTCAGTTAATAAAGGAAGAAAGACTTTTGCGTTCTGGACGCttgtatgtttattgtttattttggcTATCGGGAATTTAATATTGACGTTCACCATTCTTGCTGTCCTGAGGCTTGGCCAAG GTATGGAAAGCATGGAATTTCTTCCAGAACATAATGCTATAAAGTTCTTCGGAGACACAGACTTTGAACACTTGTACAAGAAGGACGGACTGATTGAGAGCTTCCGAGATACTCCCATGAGTATCACTAGTGAGAATGGATCTGTGCTGTTCAATTTACAGATAAA GCCATCCCGCTACGAGAACAAAGTGACAGTAAACACATCAGGAGTGTTCGTGCGAGGAGTGAACGCGCTGGAGCTCCTCGACCCTGACTCCGGGGAGGTGGTGTTCAGCACCGCCGCCCCGCAGATGAACATACCTGATGGAGTTAAGAATCTACATGCTAAG CAAATCTCAATTAAACGCATAACCTCCCCAGTGGACGAGGATCTAACCCTCCGTACAGAGAGTTCCGCTTACCTCCGAGGAGCTGAAGGCACTCATATGGAATCCAAAGAACTGTTCTGGAGCGCTGACCAGGACATTTACTTGAAGTCCATCAACGGTTCAGTGATTCTAAGCGGTAAGGAAGGGGTCTATATTGATGTAAGGTTCCTTCCCATAGCATTGACATTGAATAAAACAGAGAAATATGGGACGGGGCAGTTtaaagtgtgtgtgtgtatgccACAAGGCAAGTTGTTCAGGATAGCGGTGCCTAACGGACAGAAAGTCACTTGTTCACATATTAATATGACTGGAGACATGAATCCTTGTATATAG
- the Prosalpha2 gene encoding proteasome alpha2 subunit — protein sequence MASERYSFSLTTFSPSGKLVQIEYALAAVAAGGTSVGIKASNGVVIATENKHKSILYDEHSVNKVEMITGHIGMVYSGMGPDYRLLVTQARKMAQQYFLMYHEPIPTAQLVQRVATVMQEYTQSGGVRPFGVSLLICGWDSDRPYLFQCDPSGAYFAWKATAMGKNFNNGKTFLEKRYTEELELDDAVHTAILTLKEGFEGQMTADNIEVGICDANGFRRLEPAHVKDYLANIP from the exons ATGGCGTCAGAACGTTACAGTTTCTCGCTCACTACTTTtag TCCTTCGGGAAAACTTGTTCAAATCGAATATGCCTTAGCTGCTGTTGCTGCCGGCGGCACCTCCGTCGGGATAAAAG CTTCCAATGGCGTCGTGATTGCGACAGAAAACAAGCATAAAAGTATTCTTTACGATGAACACAGTGTGAACAAAGTTGAGATGATCACGGGACATATTG GTATGGTGTACTCAGGCATGGGTCCGGACTACCGCCTGCTCGTCACACAGGCTCGTAAGATGGCGCAGCAGTACTTCCTGATGTACCACGAGCCCATCCCCACCGCTCAGCTGGTGCAACGAGTAGCTACTGTTATGCAGGAGTATACCCAGTCTGG TGGTGTCCGTCCATTCGGCGTGTCTCTGTTGATCTGCGGGTGGGACAGTGACAGGCCGTATCTGTTCCAGTGCGACCCCTCCGGCGCGTACTTCGCGTGGAAGGCCACCGCTATGGGCAAGAACTTCAATAACGGCAAGACTTTCTTGGAGAAAAG ATACACGGAAGAGTTAGAACTGGATGACGCGGTACACACAGCGATCCTCACCCTCAAGGAAGGCTTCGAAGGTCAGATGACAGCCGACAATATAGAAGTGGGCATCTGCGACGCGAACGGCTTCCGGCGGCTCGAGCCCGCGCACGTCAAGGACTACCTCGCCAACATCCCCTAA